The sequence GATTACTCAATGCTTTCTATGGATTTTGGAGCGACGGTTGCAATGGAAAATGCGGAACCTGAGATTAAAGAAGTGGCAAAATATGTGACAAAAAGCAATGAAGCGTATGGAGTGTCGTATGCAATAGAAGAGCTTTTGAAGCATTATAAAGAAACAAAGGAGGGCGTGTCTTAAGAAGACAGCCCTTCTTTTCTGAGCTCCTGCATTTGCCGTAAGACCTCTAAATCGGATTCTTTTAAGCGAAGATTGGACTCGAGAGATTCCCCGTCCGGTGTTGTAACTTTGATTTCAATGATTGTATCTTTGCAGAGTGCTCTTTTTGAAACAGCATCTAAAAAAGAAGGAAACTTTGGATGGTTTTGTTTGAGTGTTGCTAACATGCTTTTTACCTGCATGAATTTCATCGGATTTATCATAAATAGTCATTCTCCTTTTATTTTATAATTTTTTAATTGCTTTTTTTAACAGTTGTGATATAGTTTCTCGTTGATACATTCGTATCATCTATTTTAAAAAATCAAACAGATGTTGTCAATTGGTACAGGAGGAAAATGATATGATGATTATTACGGATTCTGCTTCGGATATCACAAAGCAGGAAGCATTGGAGATGAATATCCGAATCGTTTCTTTAAAGATAAGATTTTCAGATGGGGAGTTTCCTCAGAATACGGAAGAAGACTTTTCTGTGTTTTTCGAAAAACTTGCAGCGGAAAAAGATCTTCCGACTACGAGTCAGCCATCTCCGGAAGAATTTTTGGAGCTTTACGAAGAAGCGAAAGATGCAGGAGAAGAAGTACTGGTGATCACACTTTCAAGTGGATTAAGTGGAACGGTCAATGCGGCGAATCTGGCAAAACAGATGGCAGAGTATGAAAAAATCTGGATTGTGGATTCAGAGCAGGCAATCATCACTCAGCGTTTTCTTGTTCAGCGCGCGGTGAAAATGCGCAAAGAAGGGAAGGGTGTGGAAGAGATTGTCGCATGTCTTGAAGATTTAAAGAAGCGTTTGACCGTATGTGGAATGCTGAACACTCTGACCTATTTGAAAAAGGGCGGAAGAATACCTGCACCGTTGGCAGTGCTTGGAAATGCACTCCAAATCAAACCGGTCATTGAATTGAAGGACAAGGTGTTGGTCATGCTTGGAAAAGCGAGGGGACAAAAAGGAGGCATGAAATATCTTTGGAAGGAGTTTGGCTCATATGAGATTGATAAAAATGAGCCGGTATATTTTGGATATACTTCCGATAAAGAGATTGTAGAACAATTTATGGAAAAGACGGTAGCAGAATATGGTCTGAAAAAATACGAGATCTATCCGGTTGGCGGCATTATCGGGACACATGTGGGTCCTGGATGCATTGCAATTAGTTTTGCAAAAAAGGAAAACTTTAGTTGACAAAAGTGTCAGAAAATTTTATAATAACTCTAAATTGTCTGTAAAATACAGTGTCAAGGAGGAGTAC comes from Coprococcus phoceensis and encodes:
- a CDS encoding DegV family protein, whose amino-acid sequence is MMIITDSASDITKQEALEMNIRIVSLKIRFSDGEFPQNTEEDFSVFFEKLAAEKDLPTTSQPSPEEFLELYEEAKDAGEEVLVITLSSGLSGTVNAANLAKQMAEYEKIWIVDSEQAIITQRFLVQRAVKMRKEGKGVEEIVACLEDLKKRLTVCGMLNTLTYLKKGGRIPAPLAVLGNALQIKPVIELKDKVLVMLGKARGQKGGMKYLWKEFGSYEIDKNEPVYFGYTSDKEIVEQFMEKTVAEYGLKKYEIYPVGGIIGTHVGPGCIAISFAKKENFS